A region of the Planctomycetia bacterium genome:
TGCATGCCACGTTTCTGATTTTGATTGGATTTATCATCCTGAGTCACTGGTCGGCGGGCCATAGTTGGGGAAAAACGTTGGAAGGGGTGGGCTTCATCCTCGCCCTGTTCGGCTGCGTGGTGCTGCACGAGTTCGGCCATGCGCTGATGGCGGCCCGGTATGGCATCAAGACACGGGACATCACCCTGTTGCCAATCGGTGGTGTCGCGCGCCTGGAACGCATGCCGGAGGAACCGCGGCAGGAACTGTGGGTGGCCCTGGCCGGACCGGCCGTCAACGTGGTCATTGCGGTGGCGCTCTTTGCCTGGCTCCAGTTCACGGCTGCTTTCACGCCGCTGGATCAACTCAGTGTGACAAGCGGTCCGTTTCTCGAACGGCTGATGGCGGTCAATGTAATGCTGATCGTCTTCAACATGCTCCCGGCGTTTCCCATGGACGGCGGACGTGTGCTGCGGGCCTTGCTGGCGACGAGGCTGGAATACGCGCGCGCCACACAGATCGCCGCGAACATCGGTCAGGCGATGGCGTTGCTGTTCGCCTTTTTGGGTTTCTTCGGCAATCCGTTCCTGTTGTTCATCGCGTTTTTCGTCTGGATCGGCGCCGCCCAAGAAGCCAACGTAGTGCAAATGAAGTCGTCCCTCAGCGGCATCCCCGTCGCGAAGGCCATGCTGACCGACTTTCGCACCCTGTCCCCTCACGACTCGATCCACCGCGCTATCGAACTGATCCTGGAAGGTTCACAGCACGACTTTCCGGTGGTCGAGAACGGTCGCGTCGTGGGCGTGTTGACGCGCACGGATCTGCTGGCGTCGCTCGCCCAGCGCGGCCAGAACGCAGCGGTTGGAGAGATCATGCGGCAGGAGTTCTCCACCGTCGAGGCGGCCGAAATGCTCGAAACGGCCTTTGAGCGATTCCAAACCTGTGAATGCCCTACGCTGCCGGTGCTCCGCAACCATGCCCTGGTGGGATTGCTGACGATGGAAAACGTCGGCGAGTTCGTCGCGATCCGAACCGCGCTGGAAGATGCGAAACGGAGCGGTTCGAGTGATACGGCGTTGCCTCGCTCCCGGGGCCGCCTCGGAAAGGAAGCATAACGATCAGGCGTGGGGCGATCGGGGGGCGCACCGCCTAGGTCCGGGACGAGCTTTACGCGATTCGGTGCGGTTACATCCGTTTTGAGGGCCGATCCATGTCATCCTCCGACGCACTGCCGGATTCGCCGGCTTCCGACCGGGATGACGCCGCCCTTGCGATTCCCGGCGTGCTGCATGTTTTCGTCGCCTTTGATTGGGGCGAAGAGGTGGACTTGGAGCACGCCCGGCGGCTCGTCCCTTCGGAACCGCACGCGTTTCCGCGGCCTCGGCGCACGCCGTCGTCGATTGCCTACCGGCCGTCGCCGCTGCAGATCGAGCCGGCGCCGGTGACCCTGGAACTTGCCGAGATCGGGGTGGTGGAGGCCCGTGTCGAGGCGACCGTGTTCGACTTCGCCGCCGCAAGCATCGCCCTGAGCGTGCCGTTTCGATTGACGCCGTCGGCCCTGCTCGGCTTAGCGGGCAGCCTGGCCGACGCGAGTGTTCCGGCGCAGGCCGCACGGTCGGCCGCCGAGCCGCTGTTCCAGCGATTGCTGCCGGCGATTCAACGCCCGCAGTGGGGCCATACGAGCGAGGAGTACTTCGTATTTGCATTCGATCCCGGCGCGTTGCCGCCCGTTCCGCAATTGTTGGCCGATCGGGCGGCATGGCTGGCGGGCCTGGTTCGGCTCGATCCCGAGCCGCTGGTGGCCGAGGAGATAGCCGAAGCCTTGAGGATTCAATTGCGATATCGTCCGACGGACCTATTCGTCCCGGATTGGGCGGCCGCCGTGTTGATCGATCAAGACTGCGCCGACACCTTGCAAGTCATCGAGTTCGCCAATTTGCAACTGTCGGAGTTCCGCGAAATCGACGATCGCCTGGACCAGCAGCTTGCGGCGGCCTACGGCCTGATGCACGCGCTGGCCCAA
Encoded here:
- a CDS encoding site-2 protease family protein; amino-acid sequence: MKWSWKLGEVRGIGVYMHATFLILIGFIILSHWSAGHSWGKTLEGVGFILALFGCVVLHEFGHALMAARYGIKTRDITLLPIGGVARLERMPEEPRQELWVALAGPAVNVVIAVALFAWLQFTAAFTPLDQLSVTSGPFLERLMAVNVMLIVFNMLPAFPMDGGRVLRALLATRLEYARATQIAANIGQAMALLFAFLGFFGNPFLLFIAFFVWIGAAQEANVVQMKSSLSGIPVAKAMLTDFRTLSPHDSIHRAIELILEGSQHDFPVVENGRVVGVLTRTDLLASLAQRGQNAAVGEIMRQEFSTVEAAEMLETAFERFQTCECPTLPVLRNHALVGLLTMENVGEFVAIRTALEDAKRSGSSDTALPRSRGRLGKEA